In a single window of the bacterium (Candidatus Blackallbacteria) CG13_big_fil_rev_8_21_14_2_50_49_14 genome:
- a CDS encoding methylcrotonoyl-CoA carboxylase → MYPIESKLNLNTAEAQHNAEVYQNALADLKQHLQKVRLGGSAEARSKHEERGKLLVRDRISRLCDPGSPFLELSPLAAEGVYDTEVPAAGIVTGIGLVEGQEVMIVANDATVKGGTYFPLTVKKHLRAQEIALENHLPCIYLVDSGGAFLPMQSEVFPDKEHFGRIFYMQAQMSARNIPQIAVVMGSCTAGGAYVPAMSDETIIVRNQGTIFLGGPPLVKAATGEVVTAEELGGADVHCRLSGVADHLAHDDEEALEIARHIVANLNRVKRVSLDVHPPREPLYSPDELYRVIPHDDRQTYDVHEVLARLLDGSEFHEFKALYGTTLVCGFGRIMGYPVGIIANNGILFSESALKGAHFIELCSQRGIPLVFLQNIVGFMVGKDYERGGIAKDGAKLVQAVATTSVPKFTVIIGGSYGAGNYGMCGRAYSPRFLWMWPRARISVMGGEQAANVLLTVKRDQLQAKGKDLTEQEQADFKAPILEKYARESDAVYGSARLWDDGIIDPADTRTVLGLAIAASLNAPPQETHFSVFRM, encoded by the coding sequence ATGTATCCAATTGAATCAAAACTTAATTTAAACACGGCAGAAGCTCAGCACAATGCTGAAGTTTATCAGAATGCACTGGCAGACCTAAAACAGCATTTACAGAAAGTGCGTTTGGGAGGTTCTGCCGAAGCCCGAAGTAAGCACGAAGAACGCGGCAAACTGTTGGTTCGCGATCGAATTTCACGCCTGTGTGATCCAGGTTCTCCTTTTCTTGAACTCAGCCCGCTGGCTGCTGAGGGGGTTTATGATACGGAGGTTCCAGCCGCAGGGATTGTAACGGGCATTGGCCTTGTTGAAGGCCAGGAAGTCATGATTGTTGCCAATGACGCGACTGTGAAAGGGGGAACCTATTTTCCACTGACGGTAAAAAAGCATTTGCGCGCTCAGGAAATAGCCCTTGAAAATCACTTGCCCTGTATTTACCTTGTGGATTCGGGTGGCGCTTTTCTGCCGATGCAATCAGAGGTTTTTCCTGATAAAGAGCATTTTGGGCGTATTTTTTATATGCAGGCCCAGATGTCAGCCCGAAATATTCCTCAGATTGCAGTTGTGATGGGCTCCTGTACAGCTGGGGGCGCTTATGTTCCTGCTATGTCGGATGAAACGATTATTGTGCGCAATCAGGGAACCATTTTTCTGGGCGGCCCCCCCCTTGTCAAAGCGGCGACCGGTGAGGTGGTTACCGCAGAAGAACTGGGTGGCGCTGATGTTCATTGCCGCTTGTCGGGCGTTGCAGATCATCTGGCGCACGATGATGAAGAGGCGCTTGAGATTGCGCGTCATATTGTTGCGAATCTGAACCGAGTGAAACGTGTCAGTTTGGATGTACATCCTCCGCGTGAACCTTTGTATTCTCCTGATGAACTGTATCGTGTGATTCCCCATGATGATCGTCAGACCTATGATGTGCATGAGGTTTTGGCGCGTTTATTGGATGGCAGTGAGTTTCATGAATTTAAAGCGCTCTATGGCACCACACTGGTCTGTGGTTTTGGTAGGATCATGGGCTATCCCGTAGGTATCATTGCCAATAACGGCATTTTGTTTTCTGAAAGTGCTTTAAAAGGGGCTCACTTTATTGAACTCTGTAGCCAACGTGGCATTCCTTTGGTATTTTTGCAGAATATCGTTGGCTTTATGGTGGGCAAAGACTATGAGCGGGGCGGAATCGCCAAGGATGGAGCTAAGCTCGTTCAAGCTGTTGCTACCACTTCTGTGCCGAAATTTACAGTGATTATTGGTGGCTCTTATGGCGCAGGGAATTATGGCATGTGTGGCCGTGCCTATAGCCCACGTTTTCTCTGGATGTGGCCCCGTGCCCGCATCTCTGTTATGGGAGGTGAACAAGCCGCCAATGTACTTTTGACAGTAAAACGAGATCAGTTACAGGCCAAAGGAAAAGATTTGACAGAGCAGGAACAAGCCGATTTTAAAGCGCCTATTCTTGAGAAATATGCTCGGGAAAGTGATGCTGTCTATGGTTCTGCACGTTTATGGGATGATGGCATTATCGATCCTGCCGATACCCGTACTGTTTTGGGGCTGGCGATCGCCGCTTCACTGAACGCGCCGCCCCAGGAAACTCATTTCAGCGTCTTCAGGATGTAA
- a CDS encoding tRNA 2-thiouridine(34) synthase MnmA, with amino-acid sequence MRIAVGMSGGVDSSVAAALLKKAGHEVIGVTMLIWDGSKCCSGDAIEDAEWVTKQLGIEHHVYNLIPEFTQEVVTPFVNEYLNGRTPNPCPTCNFRMKFHHLWQAVQKNLEVDKMATGHYVRLEQDPDNLRYQLYRGLDHHKDQTYMFYRLSQEQLSRLHFPLGHFSKAETRKMAGELGLEPIMNKPDSQDLCFVGDSLNDFWKNHYQKSIRHGNIVDLNGNILGSHEGIVHYTIGQRKGLGIAHEEPLYVLKINAGKNEVVVGPRDQTFSDGLEASGLNWSAIDPPTKPLKAHIRIRYRSELVPATIEVTAPDTVRVRFDDPQSAISPGQITVFYDSNDMLLGGGVIEKALVLTEPVSV; translated from the coding sequence ATGCGCATTGCTGTAGGTATGAGTGGTGGAGTAGACAGTTCCGTTGCTGCTGCATTGCTGAAAAAAGCAGGACATGAAGTGATCGGTGTAACCATGTTGATTTGGGACGGGAGTAAGTGCTGTTCTGGTGACGCAATTGAAGACGCCGAGTGGGTCACCAAACAATTGGGAATTGAACACCATGTATATAACTTAATCCCCGAATTCACCCAAGAAGTGGTCACACCTTTCGTCAATGAATATTTGAATGGTCGCACCCCAAACCCTTGTCCCACCTGTAATTTTCGCATGAAGTTTCACCATCTCTGGCAAGCAGTACAAAAAAATCTTGAAGTGGATAAAATGGCCACTGGTCACTACGTACGTTTAGAGCAAGATCCAGACAATTTACGTTATCAACTCTACCGAGGGCTCGATCATCACAAAGATCAAACCTATATGTTTTATCGTTTAAGCCAGGAACAACTCTCCCGACTGCATTTTCCACTGGGACACTTCAGCAAAGCCGAAACCAGAAAAATGGCTGGAGAACTGGGATTAGAACCGATTATGAACAAGCCAGACAGCCAAGATCTTTGCTTCGTTGGAGACAGTCTCAATGATTTTTGGAAAAACCATTACCAAAAATCAATTCGACACGGAAATATTGTCGATTTAAACGGAAACATCCTGGGTTCACATGAGGGAATTGTGCATTATACAATTGGCCAACGCAAAGGTTTGGGTATCGCCCATGAAGAACCACTTTACGTCCTCAAAATCAATGCGGGAAAAAATGAAGTGGTTGTCGGCCCTCGAGATCAAACCTTTTCAGACGGGCTTGAAGCCTCAGGACTGAATTGGTCTGCGATAGATCCCCCCACAAAACCATTGAAAGCCCATATTCGTATTCGCTACCGATCAGAGTTGGTACCCGCTACCATTGAAGTCACAGCACCAGATACTGTACGCGTTAGATTTGATGACCCCCAAAGCGCCATTTCGCCAGGTCAAATCACGGTTTTTTATGATTCAAACGATATGTTGCTGGGCGGGGGCGTGATTGAAAAAGCCTTGGTTCTTACAGAACCCGTATCGGTTTAA
- a CDS encoding phosphopyruvate hydratase, whose product MIKIERIQSRQVLDSRGNPTLEVDVIVSGGAVGRAIVPSGASTGVHEALELRDTEDKAYLGKGVHQAVRNVHELIAPQLLGMDPMDQLKVDQRMLDLDGTENKSKLGANAILGVSMATAKAAAQVLNLPLYRYLGGFTSCVLPVPFMNVINGGAHADNNLDIQEFMIAPVGAQRFSDVLRMGVETFHALKKLLKQDGHITAVGDEGGFAPNFSSHRQALEYILKAIESAGYRPGEDVFLALDVAASEFYKEGKYQLKGEGKTLNSDEMVTYLSQLAQDYPIVSIEDGMAEDDWAGWKTLTQSLGQKIQLVGDDLFVTNVDRLKQGIQQEVGNSILIKVNQVGTLTETFQAIELAKRSGYTYMISHRSGETEDTTIADIAVATNSGQIKTGSASRTDRIAKYNQLLRIEEDLGANAMFWGKQTFNRK is encoded by the coding sequence ATGATTAAAATTGAAAGAATTCAGTCCCGTCAGGTTTTGGATTCAAGAGGAAATCCTACGCTTGAGGTTGATGTCATTGTTTCCGGCGGTGCGGTGGGCCGTGCGATTGTCCCCTCTGGTGCTTCTACTGGTGTGCATGAAGCTTTGGAACTCCGTGATACTGAAGACAAGGCCTATTTGGGAAAAGGGGTCCATCAGGCTGTTCGCAATGTGCATGAGTTAATCGCTCCTCAGTTATTGGGTATGGATCCCATGGACCAGCTCAAGGTTGATCAGCGGATGTTAGATCTTGATGGTACTGAAAACAAATCAAAACTGGGTGCAAACGCTATTTTGGGTGTCTCAATGGCGACGGCCAAAGCTGCAGCTCAGGTTTTGAATTTACCCCTTTACCGGTATTTGGGTGGTTTTACCAGCTGTGTTTTACCCGTTCCTTTTATGAACGTGATCAACGGTGGCGCACATGCGGATAATAATCTGGATATTCAGGAGTTTATGATCGCGCCTGTTGGTGCACAACGTTTTTCAGATGTTTTGCGTATGGGGGTGGAAACTTTTCATGCCTTGAAAAAACTCCTCAAGCAAGATGGACATATTACGGCTGTTGGTGATGAAGGGGGCTTTGCGCCTAATTTTTCTTCTCACCGCCAGGCCCTGGAATATATTTTGAAAGCAATTGAGTCTGCTGGCTATCGCCCTGGAGAAGATGTGTTTTTGGCTTTGGATGTGGCGGCCAGTGAATTTTATAAAGAGGGCAAATACCAATTGAAGGGTGAAGGAAAGACCCTCAATTCAGATGAAATGGTGACTTATCTCAGTCAATTGGCCCAGGATTATCCGATTGTTTCGATTGAAGACGGAATGGCTGAAGATGATTGGGCGGGCTGGAAAACACTGACCCAGAGTTTGGGGCAGAAAATTCAGCTGGTGGGTGACGATCTTTTCGTGACCAATGTCGATCGTCTGAAACAGGGTATTCAGCAAGAGGTTGGCAATTCGATTCTGATCAAGGTGAATCAAGTGGGAACGCTGACAGAAACCTTCCAGGCGATTGAATTGGCGAAACGCTCAGGTTATACCTATATGATTTCACACCGTTCAGGTGAAACTGAAGACACCACCATTGCCGATATTGCCGTAGCCACCAATTCAGGCCAGATTAAGACAGGCTCCGCCTCTCGTACGGATCGCATTGCGAAATACAATCAGCTTTTGCGGATTGAAGAGGATTTGGGTGCGAATGCCATGTTCTGGGGAAAACAAACTTTCAACAGGAAATAA